TAGAAAGGTTTAGCGCTTTGGATAATTCTGAATTCTGACTACTGAATTCTGAATGCCTAAATAATAACATTAATCCAATAGTTTACCTTTAATAATTTCCTGTGCAACCAATCCGGCCGCTATTTCTGCGCCTTCACCATTCCAGTGGGTATCATCAAAGTAATAAACATCTCTGCCTTCTCTGATTTCATTTCTGAATGGATCAATCAGATTTATAGCGATTACGTTGTTCTTCTGGAGTTCACTTGTCAGGCGCTCAATAAAATGTGGATCTTTTTTTGTTTTTTGTTCTTCAACAATTTCATCATAATAAGCGTTAAATTTATCAGGAACGGCAAGGAAAATGAGTGTTATACCTTTTGCCTTAAGTTGCTCATTGATATAAGAAATAAACGCGACCGGTTGACATACATCTTCAAAATCCCCTGTTTTATTGAAGGAAACCAGATCGTCCTGGAAAAACATCAGATCTCTGCCGTTCTTCAGTTTCACTATGTCAACTTTATCGAGTACCGGTTTGCCGGTAATGTTATACGATAAATTATTTACTAAAAACTTAATATTAGAAGAATTTACCACTGCCAGTTGTTTGTGAGAAGTATTTTTCTTACCCCAATTTTCTTCGTATTCATTTTTCTTCTTTGATGCTGAATAATAAAAATCAACTTTCCCTATGTTGAAACTATCGTTATTAATATTTCTTTCAACGGATTCCCACACCAGGACCTTTGCGTTTTTCATAAGATCACCCTGTAAAAAAGAAAAAGGATCCAAGACACCATTGGCTGCCGCATTGTAACAGTTTATATTTAATTTGTTTTGCAACAACATCGAAAAACGTTCGTCATCATTATTGCATAGCATGAATGAGTCGCCGACGGTGAGCACCGGATATGTTAAATTATCGTTGTAATCTTTATTTAAGTATCCATTTTGATCTGATGTATCAACAACTTTGCGGCGAACACCCAGCCTGTATAGATATGAAAGTCGCGCTAAATCACCGAATGCCGTAACCTCAATATGTCTCTGCGGCTCGTGTCTGCCTGTATATGCTGATCTTTTGATAAACTTATCCGGCAAAGAAAGAGCTTCCCCCGTAAATCCATAAAGAATTATATGAAAAATTAAAAAAGAGATAATCGCTATCGTAAATACTTTTACAAAATATTTATAGGACAAGTTTCTCACCTGGCTTCTCAAAATTGAAAATATAAAAATTCACTGGGGTTGTTAATCATTGTCAGAGAAATGAGGGCAATCAGGATCGTAAAGACCAGCCATTTTGTGTTCGGCCTGATGTTATTTGCCAGGTATATGGAGTTCGGCAGTAGGTTAACGGCAATTACGGCGAGTATAATAAAAAAGATTTCAATTTTTGTCGCGTATTCAGGATGGAAATCAATTCCGTTTAAGCCAACGCAGCCTTTTAGTATGTTGAACGCTGTTTTTATATCTTTTGCCCTAAAGAATATCCAGGCCACAACCACGGCGATAAATGTGACGGTTCTTGCTATAAACCAATTAATTTTAATTTTTGTGGACCTGAATTCATGGTTGATACATAAGTAAATACCGTGCAAACCTCCCCATATTACGAAAGTCCAGCCTGCTCCGTGCCATAAACCGCCCAATAGCATTGTTATCATTAAATTAATATATTTCCTGAGCTTGCCTAGCCTGTTTCCACCAAGTGGAATATATAAATAATCTTTTAGGAATCTTGATAAGGTCATGTGCCACGTGCGCCAGAA
Above is a window of Pelotomaculum isophthalicicum JI DNA encoding:
- a CDS encoding alginate O-acetyltransferase AlgX-related protein; the protein is MSYKYFVKVFTIAIISFLIFHIILYGFTGEALSLPDKFIKRSAYTGRHEPQRHIEVTAFGDLARLSYLYRLGVRRKVVDTSDQNGYLNKDYNDNLTYPVLTVGDSFMLCNNDDERFSMLLQNKLNINCYNAAANGVLDPFSFLQGDLMKNAKVLVWESVERNINNDSFNIGKVDFYYSASKKKNEYEENWGKKNTSHKQLAVVNSSNIKFLVNNLSYNITGKPVLDKVDIVKLKNGRDLMFFQDDLVSFNKTGDFEDVCQPVAFISYINEQLKAKGITLIFLAVPDKFNAYYDEIVEEQKTKKDPHFIERLTSELQKNNVIAINLIDPFRNEIREGRDVYYFDDTHWNGEGAEIAAGLVAQEIIKGKLLD